From one Lycium barbarum isolate Lr01 chromosome 6, ASM1917538v2, whole genome shotgun sequence genomic stretch:
- the LOC132645580 gene encoding gibberellin 20-oxidase-like protein, with amino-acid sequence MIPESQSPLQLPILDISQPLNSSTLSSLAAACKEWGFFHVTNHGISNDLYRKINCLSQHLFNLPSETKLKAGPYSSLKTYTPHFIASPFFESLKVSGPDFSDSAKGSADALAGEGNSEFSEILQEYGGKMTELAKVIQKIVLMSLGEELGIKYYISEFGNCHGYLRINNYSSPDSLEQEVEGLGMHTDMSCITIVYQDELGGLQVRSKEGQWVDIFPCEGTLVVNIGDMLQAWSNDKLRSSEHRVILKKPVNRFSLVFFWCFEDEKVILAPDEVVGEENSRIYKPFVCSDYLKFRVNNEKGKFEKVGFTVKDFAGIGSKLK; translated from the exons ATGATTCCTGAATCCCAATCACCATTGCAACTTCCTATTTTGGACATTTCCCAACCATTAAACTCATCTACTTTATCTTCTCTTGCTGCAGCCTGCAAAGAATGGGGCTTCTTTCATGTTACTAATCATGGAATCTCCAATGATCTTTACAGAAAAATTAATTGCCTTTCCCAACACCTCTTCAACCTCCCTTCTGAGACCAAACTAAAAGCGGGTCCTTACTCGTCTCTGAAAACTTATACTCCTCATTTCATTGCATCTCCATTCTTTGAAAGCCTTAAAGTATCTGGACCAGATTTCTCTGACTCTGCTAAGGGTTCTGCAGATGCACTTGCTGGTGAAGGAAATTCAGAATTCAG TGAGATACTACAAGAATATGGAGGCAAAATGACAGAGTTAGCAAAAGTCATCCAGAAAATCGTCTTGATGAGCTTGGGAGAAGAACTTGGGATAAAGTATTATATCTCAGAATTTGGTAATTGCCATGGATACTTGAGGATAAATAACTACTCGTCCCCGGATAGTTTAGAACAGGAAGTTGAAGGTCTTGGTATGCACACTGATATGAGCTGCATAACAATTGTCTATCAAGATGAATTAGGTGGCCTCCAAGTAAGATCAAAGGAAGGGCAGTGGGTCGATATTTTTCCATGTGAAGGAACTCTTGTGGTAAATATTGGTGACATGCTGCAAGCTTGGAGCAATGACAAGCTAAGATCCTCTGAGCACCGTGTCATTCTGAAGAAGCCGGTGAATCGATTTTCTTTAGTTTTCTTTTGGTGCTTTGAGGATGAGAAGGTGATTTTGGCACCTGATGAAGTAGTAGGTGAAGAAAATTCAAGAATCTACAAGCCATTTGTTTGCTCTGACTATTTAAA
- the LOC132645579 gene encoding condensin-2 complex subunit H2-like isoform X2 → MMVCVVQRKRMKKNDYDSADHDFGPPDFDMPENADMNSNATPHGEKESHLPFDIYEYGVRVLSKLSLEGNDESAMSFPDVVMGSEKHDIARTFSALLQLICR, encoded by the exons ATGATGGTTTGTGTAGTCCAaaggaaaagaatgaagaaaaatgACTATGATAGTGCAGATCACGATTTTGGGCCTCCTGACTTTGACATGCCAGAAAATGCAGACATGAACAGCAATGCTACTCCACATGGTGAAAAG GAATCGCATCTGCCCTTTGACATTTATGAATATGGAGTAAGGGTTTTGAGCAAGTTATCCCTGGAAGGAAATGATGAAAGCGCCATGTCTTTTCCTGATGTTGTCATGGGTTCGGAGAAGCATGACATTGCTCGAACATTTTCTGCACTTCTGCAATTG ATTTGTAGGTAA
- the LOC132645579 gene encoding uncharacterized protein LOC132645579 isoform X1 yields MLQESLRHGVNNDMMVCVVQRKRMKKNDYDSADHDFGPPDFDMPENADMNSNATPHGEKESHLPFDIYEYGVRVLSKLSLEGNDESAMSFPDVVMGSEKHDIARTFSALLQLICR; encoded by the exons ATG CTCCAGGAATCACTTCGTCATGGGGTGAACAACGACATGATGGTTTGTGTAGTCCAaaggaaaagaatgaagaaaaatgACTATGATAGTGCAGATCACGATTTTGGGCCTCCTGACTTTGACATGCCAGAAAATGCAGACATGAACAGCAATGCTACTCCACATGGTGAAAAG GAATCGCATCTGCCCTTTGACATTTATGAATATGGAGTAAGGGTTTTGAGCAAGTTATCCCTGGAAGGAAATGATGAAAGCGCCATGTCTTTTCCTGATGTTGTCATGGGTTCGGAGAAGCATGACATTGCTCGAACATTTTCTGCACTTCTGCAATTG ATTTGTAGGTAA
- the LOC132644403 gene encoding putative pentatricopeptide repeat-containing protein At3g01580: MVKNSIGENAYKVFVKMSKRHYSSRISLTFRESSFFVDPIKFAEKQNVKSWTSKISSLVRENQSIEAINLFKTMLKDENKPNYVTVLSVIRASEKWQPMVEGIHGFTVKMGFEFELPIVTALVGVYSIWDMDTAWKLFNDTKGKDVILWSAMVSACVKNGEYVEAIELFRKMLFCGVEPNYVSIVGIVPACANLGALRLGTEIHAYSIKVLYISHVNIQNSLVDMYAKCGSLKASVTVFRGIEKKDLVSWRTMIHGCVENDRFDEALSLFSEMRYCCFEPDESVIREVIGALSKLDEIKIGQCVHSLVLKMGYLGCVSVVTALLHMYGGFGDIESARSLFDRLKPKDLIAWSTMIAAYAQSERPSNALDIYQQMLSSNEKPNEIIYVSLLQACSSMAAEKIGEGIHAQVIKLGNTSNAFLISSLIDMYCKFGRISQGESIFNEYLNKDLICWSSMIKGYGINGHGNEALQCFLDMLNSGIKPNDVVFISVLSACSHCSLEYEGWNWFHAMEERFGVSPKLAHYACMVDMLSRQGNIEEAFEFVNNMPIKPDKRIWGTLLAGCRKTRVSVEISEIVAKQLIALDP, translated from the coding sequence ATGGTAAAGAATTCAATTGGTGAAAATGCATACAAGGTGTTTGTTAAAATGTCAAAGAGACATTACTCGTCTAGAATTTCATTAACTTTTCGTGAAAGCTCCTTTTTCGTTGACCCAATTAAGTTTGCTGAAAAGCAAAATGTAAAATCATGGACATCCAAAATATCCAGTTTGGTGAGGGAAAACCAATCCATAGAAGCCATTAACTTGTTCAAGACAATGCTAAAAGATGAAAACAAACCAAATTACGTTACAGTTTTAAGCGTTATACGAGCTTCCGAAAAATGGCAGCCTATGGTAGAAGGAATTCACGGGTTTACAGTCAAAATGGGATTTGAATTTGAACTACCTATTGTGACGGCTCTTGTTGGTGTTTACTCTATTTGGGATATGGATACTGCATGGAAATTGTTTAATGACACAAAGGGCAAAGATGTAATTTTGTGGAGCGCGATGGTTTCAGCTTGTGTCAAGAATGGAGAGTACGTGGAGGCTATTGAGCTTTTCAGGAAAATGTTATTTTGTGGTGTGGAACCAAATTATGTTAGCATTGTGGGAATTGTCCCTGCTTGTGCCAATCTTGGTGCTTTAAGACTTGGAACAGAAATTCATGCTTATTCAATAAAAGTTTTGTATATATCTCATGTTAATATCCAGAATTCCCTTGTGGATATGTACGCTAAATGTGGGAGTTTGAAGGCTTCCGTTACTGTTTTTCGTGGAATAGAGAAGAAGGATCTTGTGTCTTGGAGGACTATGATTCATGGATGCGTAGAAAATGATCGTTTTGATGAAGCTTTGAGCTTGTTCTCTGAGATGAGGTATTGTTGCTTTGAACCGGATGAGAGTGTTATTCGTGAAGTAATTGGAGCATTGTCAAAGTTGGATGAGATTAAAATTGGACAATGTGTTCACAGCCTTGTGCTCAAGATGGGATATCTGGGATGTGTTTCGGTAGTGACTGCTCTTCTTCACATGTATGGTGGTTTTGGTGATATTGAGTCGGCTAGGAGTCTGTTTGATCGTCTGAAACCAAAAGATCTTATTGCCTGGAGTACGATGATTGCAGCATATGCCCAAAGTGAGCGTCCTAGTAATGCGCTTGATATATATCAACAGATGCTATCATCAAATGAGAAGCCTAATGAGATTATCTATGTTAGTTTATTACAGGCTTGTTCTTCGATGGCTGCTGAAAAGATTGGAGAAGGGATCCACGCCCAAGTGATAAAGTTGGGAAATACATCCAATGCATTTTTGATATCCTCACTTATTGACATGTATTGCAAATTTGGTCGCATAAGCCAAGGAGAGTCAATTTTCAATGAATATCTTAACAAAGATCTTATCTGTTGGAGCTCAATGATCAAGGGTTATGGCATTAATGGGCATGGAAATGAGGCTCTTCAGTGTTTCTTAGACATGTTAAACTCTGGGATTAAACCAAATGATGTTGTTTTCATTTCTGTTCTATCTGCATGCAGTCATTGTAGCCTTGAATATGAGGGGTGGAACTGGTTTCATGCTATGGAAGAAAGATTTGGTGTTTCTCCAAAACTTGCACATTATGCGTGCATGGTTGATATGCTTAGTCGTCAAGGCAATATAGAAGAAGCTTTTGAATTTGTCAACAACATGCCTATTAAGCCTGATAAGAGGATATGGGGAACTCTGCTTGCTGGTTGTAGAAAGACTCGTGTATCAGTTGAGATCTCTGAGATAGTTGCCAAACAGCTTATTGCTTTAGACCCATAA